Genomic segment of Pasteurella multocida subsp. multocida OH4807:
GTTCGATGGTGATTGAAAGTATTTTTGGTATTCCTGGCATTGGACAACTTTTCGTTAATGGTGCGTTGAATCGTGACTACTCACTGGTGTTAAGCTTAACGATTTTAGTCGGTGCATTAACGATCGCTTTCAATGCAATCGTTGATATTTTATATGCTGTTATTGATCCAAAAATCCGTTATTAATTTGCAGTTTTGACAGGAATGACAATCATGTTAAACAATAAAAAAGATACTGAGCTACTTGAAGCGGTAACCGAAAAACTGGATACCATTGAAGGTCGTAGTTTATGGCAAGATGCTCGCCGTCGCTTTTTCCACAATAAAGCGGCATTGGTCAGTTTATTTATTCTCTTTTGTATCAGCCTTTTCGTGATTTTTGCGCCTATGCTGGTGCCTTACCCTTATGATGAATTAGACTTTAGCGCAATTTCAACCGCACCAGAATGGGAAACAATGCACTATTTTGGGACTGACGCCTCGGGCCGTGACTTACTCGTGCGTGTGGCAATCGGTGGACGCATTTCATTATTAGTGGGCATAGCTGGGGCGTTGATCGCCGTTTTAGTCGGCACATTATATGGCGCAACGTCAGGCTATATTGGTGGCAAAGTCGATACCTTTATGATGCGCTTCCTTGAGATCCTCAACTCATTCCCATTTATGTTCTTCGTTATCTTGTTGGTCACTTTCTTCGGTCGCAACATTTTCCTCATTTTCGTAGCGATTGGAATGGTGTCTTGGCTTGATATGGCAAGGATTGTACGCGGTCAAACGTTGAGTTTGAAACAAAAAGAATTTATTGAAGCGGCTATCGTATGTGGTGTTTCTTCCCGCCAAATTGTCTGGCGCCATATCGTGCCGAACGTACTTGGTGTCGTGGTGGTTTATGCTTCATTGCTTGTACCAGGTATGATCTTATTTGAATCATTCTTAAGTTTCTTAGGTTTAGGGACACAAGAGCCACTCAGTAGTTGGGGCGGGTTATTAAATGACGGTGCAAAATCAATGGAAGCCGCACCTTGGTTATTGGTTTTCCCTGCTCTATTCTTAGTGATTACACTATTTTGTTTTAACTTTATCGGTGACGGTTTGCGTGACGCACTAGACCCGAAAGATCGCTAATACAAGCTCTTGGAGAGAAAAATGACAACAAATGACTTACTACTCGATGTTCAAGACTTGCGTGTTACTTTTAAAACCCCAGATGGCGATGTAACTGCGGTCAATAATTTAACCTTTTCATTAAAAGCGGGCGAAACCTTAGGGATCGTGGGTGAATCAGGCTCAGGCAAATCACAAACCGCATTCGCCTTAATGGGCTTACTGGCAGATAACGGTCGCATTGCAGGCTCTGCAAAATTCAACGGTCAAGAAATTTTAAATTTACCAGAGGCACAACTTAACCGCTTACGTGCAGAACAAATTGCGATGATCTTCCAAGATCCAATGACCTCGCTTAACCCTTATATGAAAATTGGCGAGCAATTAATGGAAGTGCTGATTTTACATAAAGGAATGGATCGCAAAACCGCATTTGAAGAATCCGTGCGTATGCTCGATGCGGTAAAAATGCCTGAATCTCGCAAACGTATGAATATGTATCCACACGAATTTTCAGGCGGTATGCGCCAACGTGTAATGATTGCGATGGCATTGCTGTGTCGCCCGAAATTATTAATTGCGGATGAGCCAACGACTGCGTTGGACGTAACGGTTCAAGCACAAATTATGACCTTATTGAATGAACTAAAACGCGAGTTTAATACTGCAATTATTATGATTACTCACGACCTTGGTGTCGTGGCAGGAATTTGCGATAACGTCTTGGTTATGTACGCAGGTCGTACAATGGAATACGGCACTGCGGAGCAAATTTTCTATACCCCAAGCCACCCGTATTCAATGGGCTTAATTGGTGCAGTACCACGTGTTGACGGACAAGAAGAAGAGTTGATTACCATTCCTGGTAACCCACCGAACTTGTTGCATTTACCAAGTGGCTGTCCATTCCAACCACGCTGTGTCCACGCCACTGAACGCTGCTTAAAAGCACCAAGTTTAGATTTATTACCGGACCAACGTTTACGCGCGTGCTTTGTCCCTGCGGAGCAATTAATAAGAGGTAACGCATAATGAACGCAGAAAAAAAAGTCATTCTCCAAGTCAGAGATTTAAGCGTACATTTTAAAATTAAAGATACAAAATCGTTGCTGTTCAGCAAACATCAAACCTTAAAAGCGGTAAACAATGTGTCTTTTGATTTGTATGAAGGGGAAACCTTAGGCGTGGTCGGTGAATCTGGCTGTGGTAAATCCACGCTCGCCCGTGCCATTACAGGCTTAGTAAGTAGCTCCGGTGGAAATATTCTATGGTTAGGCAAAGACTTAACCCAGCAAAGTGCGAAAGAATGGAAAAATGTACGTAGTGATATTCAAATGATCTTCCAAGATCCGCTTGCCTCTCTCAATCCACGTATGACCATTGGTAGCATTATTGCTGAGCCACTTAAAATTTATCAACCGCACTTAACCAATGAAGAAGTGAAAGAGAAAGTGCGTGCGATGATGATGAAAGTAGGTTTATTGCCGAACCTGATCAACCGCTATCCGCACGAGTTCTCTGGTGGTCAATGCCAACGTATTGGGATTGCACGTGCATTAATCGTTGAACCTAAATTAATTATTTGTGATGAACCTGTTTCTGCTTTAGACGTGTCGATTCAGGCACAAGTCGTGAACTTGCTGAAATCATTACAACGTGAAATGGGCTTATCATTGATTTTCATTGCCCACGATCTTGCGGTGGTTAAACATATTTCCGATCGTGTTTTGGTGATGTATTTAGGCAATGCGGTTGAATTAGGGGATTACGATCAGGTCTATCATGATACGAAACATCCTTATACCAAAGCGTTAATGTCTGCCGTCCCGATCCCTGATCCAAGATTAGAGCGCAACAAACAGATCCAATTGCTTGAGGGAGATCTCCCTTC
This window contains:
- a CDS encoding hypothetical protein (COG1173 ABC-type dipeptide/oligopeptide/nickel transport systems, permease components), with product MLNNKKDTELLEAVTEKLDTIEGRSLWQDARRRFFHNKAALVSLFILFCISLFVIFAPMLVPYPYDELDFSAISTAPEWETMHYFGTDASGRDLLVRVAIGGRISLLVGIAGALIAVLVGTLYGATSGYIGGKVDTFMMRFLEILNSFPFMFFVILLVTFFGRNIFLIFVAIGMVSWLDMARIVRGQTLSLKQKEFIEAAIVCGVSSRQIVWRHIVPNVLGVVVVYASLLVPGMILFESFLSFLGLGTQEPLSSWGGLLNDGAKSMEAAPWLLVFPALFLVITLFCFNFIGDGLRDALDPKDR
- the oppD gene encoding oligopeptide transporter ATP-binding component (COG0444 ABC-type dipeptide/oligopeptide/nickel transport system, ATPase component); this translates as MTTNDLLLDVQDLRVTFKTPDGDVTAVNNLTFSLKAGETLGIVGESGSGKSQTAFALMGLLADNGRIAGSAKFNGQEILNLPEAQLNRLRAEQIAMIFQDPMTSLNPYMKIGEQLMEVLILHKGMDRKTAFEESVRMLDAVKMPESRKRMNMYPHEFSGGMRQRVMIAMALLCRPKLLIADEPTTALDVTVQAQIMTLLNELKREFNTAIIMITHDLGVVAGICDNVLVMYAGRTMEYGTAEQIFYTPSHPYSMGLIGAVPRVDGQEEELITIPGNPPNLLHLPSGCPFQPRCVHATERCLKAPSLDLLPDQRLRACFVPAEQLIRGNA
- a CDS encoding oligopeptide ABC transporter ATP-binding protein OppF (COG4608 ABC-type oligopeptide transport system, ATPase component): MNAEKKVILQVRDLSVHFKIKDTKSLLFSKHQTLKAVNNVSFDLYEGETLGVVGESGCGKSTLARAITGLVSSSGGNILWLGKDLTQQSAKEWKNVRSDIQMIFQDPLASLNPRMTIGSIIAEPLKIYQPHLTNEEVKEKVRAMMMKVGLLPNLINRYPHEFSGGQCQRIGIARALIVEPKLIICDEPVSALDVSIQAQVVNLLKSLQREMGLSLIFIAHDLAVVKHISDRVLVMYLGNAVELGDYDQVYHDTKHPYTKALMSAVPIPDPRLERNKQIQLLEGDLPSPINPPSGCVFRTRCPLADQHCIADKPILKGQNHHFVACFKSN